AGGACACACTGACGGGTGCGTCGTTATCAGCGCTTCCCTCTAGGATGCGGGCTTGTGAGAAAGTTCCCCCAGAGTGTCCGCTTGCCTCGAGTCCCCCCCCGCACAGCAGGCTgcagagaggagaaaggagatCCGCTACTCGAAGAGAGAAGGCAGGGGGCGACCTGCAGCCCTTTGTCGTGATTAATGAGTCCTCGCTCAAACCGAAAACCCTTTTTTTCATCACGCTGCAGTCATGACAGCTGATGACTCACAAAGGAAAACTTGGCgaactttggggaaaagtgcccGCTGTCGGAAAGACGGCACTGTTATAAAGAAGAAGCTGCCAGAAAGAGCTGCTGAGCACCAGACCAAGACTGCAAGACCCCGCTGGAGCTGTGAACCACGGGTCATGCCTTCAAGATGCTGTTGAATTAGAAATGATGGAAACGCACATCTGGTCGGGGCCTGTTCTCTGTGTCCTCCACAAAGATCTCCATGTTAAAATTTCAATCTGCAGTCCACCCCAAATACATGGATGTTCACCCTACAGACTCCATCCTGGGGACTCCAACCAGAAAGTCGCCCCGCTCGACCCCACAGAGATCTCCTTCCTAAAGCTTTAACTCGCAGTCCATTTTTTGTTGTATTGGCAACCTGACCACATGAACTCAGTCCAAGGAACTCCAAGCAAGGAGACGTCTCAGATTACCCCATACAGAGATCCATTTCTTAAAGCTCCAGTGTGCACTACACTGAGATGGAACTGAACCCTGCGTGCTGAGCCTTCATCCATCCCTCGGGGAGTACTGGCATTCAGCCACAGGCTGGAAACTGATTCACACTGGGGATATTTGCTGACATGCAGGAAAGGGCTTTCATGCACCCCCCCCAGGGAAGCCCTTTTTTCTCTGCGCTCCATGATGCTCAAAGAAGCCGCATTCTCTGCCTGACATTTGGTAGATTGTATGATGTTCAGCACCAGAGAAACACATGAGTCTATTCGGACCACCTGGCCAACACCCGTATAGAATTAActggacagcagagtgaaagcaaagcaatgcACAAGCAACCTACTTAtgtgggaactgctgcagaagagctgggaagatgcAATGCCTCATTCCCTCATCACACTTGTTCACCAAATGcctcatggggggggggggggggactggttTCCAGCAATCGGACTCACACTTTGCTCTGGTGCAGTGCACGTGCACAGTGTTAGTTGCGTCAAGATAAACTACGTCAAAATGTTCTCCGTCAGCGAGTGAAAACACCTCCACCGAGGTTCTACCTGGGTCTGGATGGCACACCTCAGGGTCTACTGGTTACTTCAGAGACTGAGCTGTGGACATACCTGTCCTCCACTGCTGTTTTTGGTACATTGATGAGATATCTTGAGGATACCTTGAGCAGGTTCTGGACAGGGGTGTATCCCTCAGACAGTCTGTGGACAAACAGCGTCTCCAGCAGGTGCTTGACATAGTGCAAGGAGTGGCAGAAGCAGGCCAAGCTGCACAAGCAAAGAGGGAGATGCAAGGTCTCACGAATAGCCATCGGAGAGGTACTTTGTGTTCTGCAAGGCCATCCCGGCTGTTAGTCCATCCTCAACGGCAGTCACAGCAGATCAGCCAAAGTGCACCATTTATTGGATCAATGCAGGCGGCTAAATAAGCCCCGTAGCCGCAGCGACGAAGACTGAATTACTAAGAGCCCATAGGGCAATGCGTACGGCACGGTGTCAAACCCAATTCTCCGAGAGCTCTTTGGATGCTGCTTTCCATGCCAGCCCATTCCCCCACCTTAATTGGCCCAGTTAGTAGTTAATTATGTGTATTATTTAGATGTGTGTATCTTTTCAGAAATAATCCAATGAAACGGGTGCTCGCTGCACGGAGGCCGAAACTACTGCAATCTTTAGCGGAACCTTATTGTAAAAGTTCAATGTAATGGAGCTAATTAAGCAATTAAGAGAAGAGGTGGTGATTGAATTTGACATCCCAAATTAAGAGAATTAGAAGGAAAAACCTCAGCTGtccacattgctttggaaagtGAAACTGAGATACATCCTTCCGCTCACAGATTTATGATAATGAAACGTTTATTTCTGTGTATGGCTGTTTTGGTTCACTTTAGTTTTTTGAGTATTTATGCGAGTGTCTTAACAGATGGCAGCTGCAGCGCAGCTCACTGTACTCACTGAACTACAAGGGGTCTGCGCTGTTTAACACTGTCATCGTATACAGCGGACAAGCGCAGGTAGAACATCAGGTAGATGACGAGAGGTCCCATGTACTGGCTAAGGAACACCTGCACAGAAGAAGAGGGACATCATCAGTTAGGTAAGCACTGTCTACCTGTTTCTGTTCATCATCTAGTCtaacactctggttacagcccATAGAACAGTGAAAAGATTTGCATTCCGGTACCTATAGGACatgatcactccctacagcccagcaagagctCTGTTCTCCTCCACTCCTGGCCAATTGGTGGTCCCAGTCGTGTGGTGTCTGAATTCAGGAGTCCGAcaattctcagttttggccccagtatggtagaatgagctcgttctgtccctcagagctgctgaatccctccaagtATTCAAGGGGATCCTAAACCCCTTCTCTTTCAGAGTCATTTCTGCCCTGACTTTCTACACAGCAGCTACATAAACTTAGATTAAATCATACATCACactcacctttgtatttcctattaATTCTCTTTGCACTAATTCACGCAATGTGCGTCAGAAAAAAACTGTGGTATTGGGAAAGCTGACTTTGCTTTGATACATTTCTGTatctgtttctctctgtctgctgttgatgcacttttgttaaTTCTGagttctaagtcactttggagaagatgaTATGAAACCATCCACGGTCAAGCCAAACCGTCACTTGCTCAGCATTTacataaaatgctaaaataaacaTGGTTAAAGATGTGGTTTGGGGGGGATaaagtggtgtgtgtgctggacAAGTCTACTGAGAGTGTGCGTTGTACGTGGTAGTTGTGTGGTGATGGTGATTGTGCCAAGTTGTTGCACGGGTGATGGTTTGGTGCAACCAGACACTGGGGCTCTCACCGTGCTCCAGCCCACCTGGCGACCCAGGTCTGTGGTGTAGAGCGTCAGCAGCGAAGAGGAGCCCAACGTCCACAGCTCGCAGGAGTCCCTCAGGAGTGGCCCATCTGCAACGGCACGATGACGACAGTCAGAATGGCGTCTATCGTCGAGGGAAATCTTCTCGAATGAGACCCCGGTGTGTCGAGGTGCGTGGAGAGCATCCGtgttgtgtgtttaatgtgtcaTTGTGGCCGCACTGCTACACAAACAGAGTGAATGTGAAGgtgagacacacaaacacggtTTCTAACACCTTCAGAACAGCAGAGTCCTCCAAGCCTCAGAAAGTATTATCGTCTCGCTGCTTGTGGTTAATAATCCTTTTTTATCTCTTACACTGTTTCAAAACACTTACATCTGTGCTGCACGTTCACAGTGTAAATACCCCTAATGCGGGTTTAATGTGCTCATCTGCTAAGTGCTCTTCTGGGCTGCAGGAGATCTGTGTCTGTAcacggtggagcagcaggtagcactggtgccctaCACTCCTGGGCTTTgggcgtaggtttgaatctggctcgaTTTATATGGTTATTATGTGCTCTTCCTTTGCTCCGTTGGTTTCCCCCCCAACAGTCCAGAGACGTGTGCGGAAGAAATGGTAAATGATTTCTGCACCCTCCTTTACCATGAAAAACATCCAAGGTCGCAGAGAGTCGACTTTGATTTGATGGAGCTGACCCCGCTGACAACAAAGTGCTGTGGTCCCCGAGAGGTTTTATGCTCTCCCGGGACCCTGACTTCCCATGAAATGTCACCAGGAGGTCTCCAGCAGTTGTGCTCCAGAGTCGAAAGCGAAAAAGACAGTACGTGCTGATGTCCTGCGCTGCATACGAAGGCGCACGGCTATCAGCTCGatattaaacaaatattaaacacatttaacatttaatgtctCAGGGTGCCGAGTTATGAAAGAACACTTTAAATGAGCCGCCCTACTTTGAACACACACTCCGCAGCACGCTGACTCAGCACAAACGGGAGCCTTTATTTCAGCGACTGCAGAGGTGTTGTTTCCCGTTACCGAGAGCCCAATAAATGTCAGCCGCGTCACTCATGACACATTTGCATCGGCCGGCCAGCTACGGACCTTACCGTGTGTTGCTCGTTTCTCAGCaactcatttatttagctcCTGTCCTGTGCTCCCGGTGTGCATTTACATTAGGAGTGCTCCTGTCTCCCAGCATCCTATTTGCATTAAAAGGCACAACATGGCCAGAGATGCCAACATACAGTGCAGCGGTGTGTGAAATCCAGGGGCTGTGGACAATTTCGGGCTGCAGTAGGGAAGCCATGGATACTTGTTACATGTGAGCTTTGTGACTTTGTCAGAATGTGTTCGATTACTGTCTGACCTGAGTGCTCATCTTTACCTGCTCCACTGGAAGAAGCCAAAGTGAGGGACCTTTGTAGCTTACAAACGCAACTGGGACAgaaagtctgttcgtaactcattTTTTTATAACTCATAAGTCAcgatcaataaaagcttagtaataCAGATATAccttgttttcacacacacacacacattgtctgaaaccacttgtcccatgtggggtcgcggggagctggaggctaacccggcaacacaggacgtaaggctggaggggggggacacacccaggacgggacaccagtccatcacaaggcaccccaagcgggactcgaaccccaggcccaccagagagcaggacctggtcaaatccactgcaccacaacACCCCCCACCTTGTTTTCAATTACAtcttaatttctgtaaaaatctcagctaTTGCCTCAACGTAGTAAAATTATGCTGTCCGAGTTTCCTTTCCAATATCTTCATTAGCTACTTCACAACATTTACAGTGCCTGAAAGTAAAACTGAATTGTCTCCTGTTCAATGCacattgttgactgattcatcccgtATTCGTGCAGCGTTCCGCTCAAGAACACcagacactgtggaagtgaattgaattaagGAGGTCCCACATTgctattctgtttgggtgcttttTACTGCCATGTAGCTGCTCAAAAGGTAGACATACTGTAGACTGCATCCACTCCAGTGCAGACTGGAGTTTCAGAAAATctgtaagtgaagaaaatgcaattaaaaataaaaataagatgaaaaagTCTTAATCTATAACTTGACCATCTGTAAGACGAGGAGCCAATGTTCTTGAACCTGATCTGAATATGAATGTGTGGAAGAAACAGGGAGACAGTGATTGTGCAGAGATGTACTGAaggtactgtactctactgaACATACGGTTAACGTACTGAACCGATGACCACCTCTGCTTGTCTGTTACTGGGATGATGCTGCTCAGGGAGATGCACAGGTTTGCTGCCCAGCCCCCTTCCCCACCCCAAGTGCCGTTACTCACTGGGCTCTGTCCGAAGGCCTGTACGAGATGGGTACCAGCCAGGACCTGTGTGTGGCATAGAGACACAGGAGACACGGGTGTGAGGTTTATCGGTGCAAATGTCCAGGTCTGAGTGCAAAGGCAGTGACAAGTGACCGCACTGTTTCTGCCTCGAGCAAGGTTCGCAACATGAACGGCTACAATCCAAAAGGCTCATTGGCCGGAGTCCATTgagctgtggggcaccaggtggtgcggtggttaAAGGTGTTCTCATACCATCTGAAGGCCCCGAGTTTGAATGCTCCCTACTGACTGAGGTAATTGCTCTGAGCGCTTATTAAACTTGCTCTGAATTTGTACAGTATAAATTGCCAGgatgtatacatgggtaaatcactgtaaaaatgatTATATGTAACATTTTGCAAGCTTGGAACAAGTAATCAGATAAATgcaggcatccctcaatttataaACTCTATCAGAAATTTTTGTATaatggctcttggcttttgaaaactgtaaaaaattaaagttgCTTGTTGCGTTAGTGAAGTGGAAGTCCACTAATGTACTGTAGCTGGTGCGTCTACATCCAGATCTCATCTCTCCGTCTGTTGGTATGTTTAAGTGAGTGGGGCATTATGGAAAGTGTATAAAATTCCACACGAGTGTCTGCTGGCCATACTGGGTGTGTTATTTAGTTGAATGAGAGAGCAGAAGAATTGGCAGGAAACGTTTACTTTCTACTTTTCGGGTACGTATGCACATTTTGGCAACAGTgcgcagttttagaaagttgatCACAATAAGCACAACGCGCTTCAGcggatccctgcttggtttacTGCTCATCCTGTGCAAAACTGTTCcgtgaaaaagaaaagtgtgaacGCCCCTTGAGCAGTAAGTGCGTAAGCAGTaggtgtgttttatattgtgctgaaatcgtTGGTCGAGAGTCGTATAGGTGTTTTACAGCGTGACAGTGATATTTGGAATttttggatgggctgggaaAGTATCgttattttttgccatttgaAATAACGGGAAATAAGCTTTCAGTGTCCAACATTTCGATGTCTCCACCGTTTTCGGGAACGAATACATTGCGGAAATCGAGGGATACCCATATAGGTTAGTAACGCGCAAGTCAATCCCATTCGGTAATATggccccacctccagctcttgcATTGCCCCGCCCCTAAAGCCCGAGCCAGCAGCGGGGTTCGAGCAGTAGGGCAGGGTGTGGCAGACTAACACTTCaagaagcaggaggagagcAGCCTGAGCCGTAAACAAGTGAGAAGAACAACGAAACAATAATCAATGTGCTCAGGGCCTGCTTTTAACAGTAATGAGATGTTGTCTCTAAAAAAACAATCGATTACTCTTTTCAACAACAGCAGATTAATCTTGTCCATTTCACTATATTTATTTTCCCACAAAAGACCTCGCCGCTTTGATACATTCATAGcgacaaaaaatgaaaatgatcattcatttgttcttatctgaaaatgttcatttcctccagctgttttgAGCCACAGTAAACGTGCGCTAATCCCCGTCTGCGGCGGACTGATCCACCGAGCGGGAGCCTGTCGGACCCGAGTCACCGGGAGATAAGGCGGCGCAACGTAAACATCAATAAACCGCTGAGCAAAAGTGTTGCAGGGTGTCGGGGAAAGATTAGCTGTGTCCAAACTCTTATTAGTTGCAGAACAAAGGACCTGCGCATCTcgggacaagaaaaaaaacagtttttgggCTTTTGGACCAATAAGCCCCCAGTTTGGCCTGACTCTTGAACGTGCCGCCACCTGGGGGCTCCATCAGGATCACCCAGCTTGACATCCTGGCTCCTTCCCGAAGGCGTCCTCTCGAACCCCCAGCGGAGTGCGCAAGCTGATCTGCGGACAGTTTCAAATGACCCCCACCCGCCCGCACCATCTCACTCctcacacagatgtgtgtgtgaaagacccGGGAGTCGGCGGCGGCCCGTCCCGTCTGCGCAGCGCGCAGCCgaagggtggggtgggggcaggaaGTGTGGAAGTGCAGCATATAGATGTGAATGCTAGTTGAAaggaatataaaataaaatcccaCGATGTGGTCATGTGGACACGGCTTCACGTGTGCGTCGTTTATTAGGAGAGGGAGGCCATGGAGTCGTTGGCCCCACCGCCAAACCCTGCCTTCGTGGCTTTTCTACAGGGCAAAAGAGCAGCATCTAAAAAGGTGGACCCCCCACGGTCAAGGGAGCCCCCCGCCCTCTTAGTGGGAGGTGTTGCCTGATGGGTTTTAGTGTCGGCGGTGGGGAATCCGGAACGACCAGGGGTCTCACCGTTGGCCCCAGGCTCCACCCTGTGCTCTCAGGTGTCGCACCATCGCTCAGCTGAGCATGTTGAGGAAGGGGTTGGCGCTGCGATCCGACACCAACCCCAGTGGAGCTACACGCTACTACTACTCCTACTCCTACTACTCctactactaatactactactactgttaCACACCTGCTGGCAATAAACCCTACTTCCTGTCTGCGCACCTCACTTCCTGTGGGCTGGGGGTCCTTCTCTGCGCTCTCAGCCAATACAGCTGCCGTCACGCTCTCAGGCTATAGACGCTATGCCTTTGCGACAACCCCGACCGCTTGAACCACGAACCCCCTGCAGTGGGCGGAGCTGTCAAGGAGACTGCACTCTCAGCTCCCTCCGGTGGGGGGGCACTTGGGTCTTAACACTGAAGGACAAATGGGTCCCCCAACATCTGACCAGACCTTCGTCCTGACCTCCCTGGGGGTCCGCTGGGAAATTAACTGACAGTCTCATGCCAGCTTCACGTTTCTATGGAAACCGCAAGCATTTGTTGACTTAGGGTTTCGGGCCTTTTGTGCCGAAGAGTGACTGGAGATTAGAAACTTGAGTCGTTTTGTCACTGGAGTTCCTCCCCAGCAGCCggagacacgcacacacacacacacacacacacacagaggcgcAGACAGACACGGTCCGTACTCCTGTCACGCTGGCGCTGAGCCGCAGTGACGTCCACGTTCCTGTGATCCGTCCTCTCTGTGCTCACAGTCAAGCCAGACGCAAACGCAGCAGGGAGCCCGTCCTTCCGAACACACGCTCTCGCGCCTCGTACCGCTGCAGGCAGCACgcgctaataaataaatagattctCTAATAGTGTAATTATGCGCAACCGCGGAGGACGGCCTCGGAGGCCTCGGTTCGTGGCGGCGCTCGGTCCACAGAACCGTCACGGCGGTGGTTCCACTTACCGTACGACCAATTAAAATTAACGCTGTAGGTGAGTCATGTTTGCCACCGTAGGTGTAAAGACTGTTACTTTTGTAATTGGCGTCTCGAGATTTTTACTGAGGTTTTTACACGTTACCGACACGTTCCGCCTCCATGGGTGATGTTGTACTACCCCCTGGTGGAGACAAGACCTCCCACACCTCGCCATCCCGTCTCATACGTCTCAATCTGGGTCCAGAGACTGGGTCTCCGGGTGATTTTTTGCATCACGTAGGTAGCAGATCAGAGACAAACCTCACATCTGGGAGACAGCGAActgaaggagaaacaggaaaaCTGAAACCAACCTATATTCCACACTCGCATGGCAAATAGCATTAATAATAGGGACACGTGTCATAAATATTGCCTACGTTTCTTCTCGGTGCAGATGGCCAGGCTTAGGGAAGCCGGGACTTTTTCGTGAGCGAGGAGGGAAAGGGAACCCAGAAAAGGAGCCCCTGCTGTGAGGGACACGATGCGGTTGGCTGACTCCCTGAACACACCTGTTCCCACAGACATGGTGAATTTGCAGCTTTACTGCAGTGAAACAGTTCAGCTGTAAAACACGTACTGTGTCCCACACACGCTGGTCCACTCATGCTTAGCGGTCAGTATTTTCTCCACACAGCAGCTTTGTTTCAGCGCAgacaaaactgtaaattattgtcatttatttacttaactcACGCTTTACCCTGTTAATATGTTTTTtaagtaaattttactgtattagctatagcaggagtgggattcggtCCCGATACCtacctgtaaccactatgccacctgctggctacTGAAAGGACCTTTGTGTAAATCGTGGTACTTACATGCTTTGTGGAACCTGTTCTTGAGGTCGAGTATAGTCCATGATGGCTGCACCTGTAAAGGGAGTGAAGTCCCATCAGGTGGTGTCTGGTTCAGCGCCCCCCAGTGGCTCTGCAGTGACTTACGGTCGTCTGCCTCCCACCGCAGTGCTGAGATCGTGGCCCCGGACCGTGAGAGTCCCGACGCCCCATCACGCACCGTGTCTCCTTCATCATGGGAACCTTTCCCTGTCACTAGGCCCCGCCCACCCACTCGGAGTTCTCCGAGTCCCGACGGCAGTCAGGTTCTCGACCGTGAGCTGAGTATAAATGTCACCCCAGCCCCTGGTGGTCCCAGGGTGTAGCGGGTCTCATCTCCTGTCTCCAGAGAGCGACTCAGCACCAGGTGCTGCAGGTCTGACCCCCACCGGCGGATCAGCCCGTCGGCCTCCTCCGCTGGTCTCCTTTTCCCTCCACCCAGTCGCCTCGACACATCCCACATGAAGGGAATGATGACAGGTGGAATATCAGTATGTTCACACTGACAATgttcacaataataataataataataacaataataataataataataataataataataataataatgacaaaaataataatacccCCCTTTACAGCGTTAATGCTGACCTCCTCTGGCCAGGGTTGCTCCTTCTCTGTCCCGGCTCTCCTGCCGAACTCGCCAGAAAACGGAGCGTGATGAATCATTTCACTTCACCATCCCGCCCATTTCGGAGAGCAACATTAATTACCAGGACAGCATTGACTCTGCCTCCTCGCCTGCTCCcatgccccacacacacacacacacacacacacacacacacacacacacacacacacacacacacacacaatgtgtttaCTCTTGTTGCATAGGTGATGGCGAAGGCCAGCTCTCATTCTGTTCTATCGTGAgcatgttgccatggagatgatCAGGTAAGCAAAGGTAATGGCTGAGTTTTATGACCTGTGACTCAAGTGTGTGCCCTCTGGCCACGGAAACCTGTCAGGAGGGACCCGACTCTCGGTCCAGTGCAGTGGCCTGATGAGTGATGGTGGGCTCCCTTCCCTCCTGTTACCGTGACGACAATAATACTGATTACTGATAGGcagtcagggggtgcggtggcgcagtgggttggaccgcagtcctgctctccggtgggtctggggttcaagtcccgcttggggtgccttgcggcggactggcgtcccgtcctgggtgtgtcccattccccctccggccttacgccctgtgttaccgggtaggctccggttccccgtgaccccgtaagggacaagcggttctgaaaatgtgtgtgtgtgtgtgataggcAGTCGTTACTCATATCAGGAGACAACCCCCCACTTTTTTCACTAAAGTGCATAATAGGCATATCTTTGGGGGGAGCAAGTCTATTCATGGCTCCCTTatgccattcacacacacacacacacacacacacacacacacacacagacacagaccacCTTTTCCCCAAGGACAAGTTAACAAATCATTGCGAGAAATGTAATCAGAAAAGTTGCATGTCCATCATGCGGCCCCCAGTGGACCGTCCAGTGCACtctgtttacctgtttacatttatgccATCTCAGCATCAGAGCTTTGATTTCTGGACCACTGAGGAGGGTGTGCGTTCACAATCAGCAGGTATGTTCAACACAGCAACCCCCAGCTCGAAATAGCTCCCGGCCCTCTGCACTGCCATATTAGGTCTGcaagccgtgtgtgtgtgtgtgagagagagtgggTTCAACTTCAGCCCAGTTTGACCCTTTCTTGCATCCTCCTCTGGACGCTGACCAGACTAGTGCTCACCAGTCACTATCAAAAGACGCTAAAGATAAACAGGAGGAACATTTCCATGGagacctgctgcaccagcacAACGTCAGCAGTTTGAAAAGCGACAAAAATCAGTCGACGATGATGAAAATCACGCAACCCTTTGCAATTTACTGTAAAACCCTGTGGCCTGGTGTTCGAGCGCTGAGTGGCAAAGGCGTTGAAGGGTCCACGATGAGAGAGAGCCGTCGATTCCCAGAAACATGACATCGCAGGAAAGAGGAGCTTGGAGAAGCATGGTGCAAAGTGCTGCCTATTAGTTGAgatttctcccccccctcccccgcagtGGCTGTTAACTCTCCTAAAGGCCTGTTAATGTCCACTAATGCAGCTGCTGTTTACCTGAATAGATCCCTTCGAAAGGGCGGCGTTCCTTACTGGGCAGCAACCCAACAACACCTCACCGGGACCAGGAGGAACAGAGGGTCTGCACCCAGCGGAGAGGGGGTCAGGAGGGCCCCCTGGGCTGTGGCCTGGCAGACAGTGTTCAACGCGTGATGCTCAGCCAGCGATGCTCAGCTTCGCCGCCGCAGACTCGGCCAGTGAGCTCGCAATGACAGTCGAGAGCGGCGGCGAAGGACACTCTGTACGCTGTGAGATCAAACTGCTGCCTCTGATCTCTTATGCAGCAAAATTAACACTAAATACTCTGCTTTAAATATGCATAAAAGGCAGGGTTAATGTCTGTAAAATTTCACGGAGCGCAAACACCTAGACCCCCGGTCAGCTTGGGGGTTTGTCAGTCCCAGAAGCCCTACCTTGTCTAGGATGCGGATGGTCCTCCCTGTCCGCTGGTCCAGCACCTCCACCTCCATGTAGCTGACGCGGTGGCTCCGCGCCAGGTGGGCCCCTAGGGGCCCGCTGCTCAGGATGAGCCGAGAGAGGCCGTAGAAGGAACGAGGCGGCAGGGACATCTTCGGCACACGTTGGCCAGCCAGCTGTGCGGGCGGGTGGCTGTTGCGTGTGTGCGTGGCTGTGTttgcgtgagtgtgtgcgcaGAGGATCTCCGCACCTCACTAGGACTGGTCTTTTAAATAGGCCCCCGGGGCCCCGCGAAGCCAGGACCCTCGCAGCAGAATGCCATATTAAGTGTATCATCGCGGGTGGCAGAGACGAGGACCACGAGCCGGTTGATCAGCAGCTATATTTAACCGACGTGGCGCAGCGTCCGCACCCTCTCCGCACCGCAGCCTTCTCGCCTCCtttgcacccccacccctgctTATCTTGGCAGCTCTTCACGGGACACTCTTGTGAGGGGTGGGGTCCTGACCGACTTCACCCACAAGCCCCTGTGTGGTGAGGAGAAGGAATTCCGTGGGGCTCCACCTGGGGACGGGTCTCTTCCACACCCACAAGCTGTTCACATTCTGAACACCGCCGGATGATGTGGAAGTTCAGATAACTTTTCATCTCCTGTACCTTGCTATACACGTAAACCTTTCGCCgatcttaaccagcttgggtcAAAAAGGTCACGCTGACTAATCCCACTGAGATCCATAAAAAAGTCCTTTGGATTTATTTCTAGTAGGATGCCTAATCCCTGCCCCAAATTTGTCCCATGATTTAAAAGCGCTTGTTGTCCTCTGTGAGGTGCATTAAGAATGTGCACTGCAGCATGTATGACTTGGGAGATCCAATTAAAAACATGTCCTCTAGAGAGGACAAAAATCAGTGGCTCATTGTCAGGACTCCACATCACAGGTTTCTGATATTAGAAGCGCAATGATAAATATCTCTCAAATCCAAGTCCGGGCTGAGGTTCCGAAAATAGCCCCACCTGTCAAGGTAGGCCCCTCTGTGGGCGGCAGGTCACTTGGGTCTGATCTCAGCGCAGTTGTGGGAAGACTGACGGCAGACAA
Above is a genomic segment from Scleropages formosus chromosome 5, fSclFor1.1, whole genome shotgun sequence containing:
- the LOC108938701 gene encoding trans-2,3-enoyl-CoA reductase-like, with translation MSLPPRSFYGLSRLILSSGPLGAHLARSHRVSYMEVEVLDQRTGRTIRILDKVQPSWTILDLKNRFHKACPGWYPSRTGLRTEPNGPLLRDSCELWTLGSSSLLTLYTTDLGRQVGWSTVFLSQYMGPLVIYLMFYLRLSAVYDDSVKQRRPLVVHLACFCHSLHYVKHLLETLFVHRLSEGYTPVQNLLKGCAFYWGFTFWLGYYINHPLYTPPYFANKQVIPSFFWFLFCEAGNFFINFALAQHNQTGKSLLYPKATYNPFTWLFLLVHYPQYTYEIGAWISLAVMTQTIPVAVFAALVSIQMLLWARRRHRKHYRQAGHSSSLRTAVIPFLL